The Candidatus Bathyarchaeota archaeon genome has a segment encoding these proteins:
- a CDS encoding Lrp/AsnC ligand binding domain-containing protein: MVNACILIKVVPLRLVKVLEELKDVKGVVKVYPTYGRFDVVCLVEGTSNEDIAEISAVINQLDGVRSTETLIEA, translated from the coding sequence ATGGTGAACGCCTGCATACTCATAAAAGTCGTCCCGCTACGGCTCGTGAAGGTCCTAGAGGAGCTTAAAGATGTTAAAGGCGTGGTAAAGGTCTACCCGACCTACGGAAGGTTCGACGTCGTATGCCTCGTCGAGGGAACCAGCAACGAAGACATAGCCGAGATATCGGCCGTGATAAACCAGCTCGACGGAGTCAGAAGCACAGAAACCCTCATAGAAGCCTAG
- a CDS encoding Lrp/AsnC ligand binding domain-containing protein, whose protein sequence is MPSACILIRTSSGRYKDVCEAVKKLKGVVRVFPVLGRFDVVADVEFEDPKALAALVRRIGRLGGVAFTETLVEMEGV, encoded by the coding sequence ATGCCGTCTGCGTGTATACTCATAAGGACATCGAGCGGGCGATACAAGGATGTATGCGAAGCCGTTAAGAAGCTTAAGGGTGTGGTGCGTGTATTCCCGGTCCTAGGCAGGTTCGACGTGGTGGCCGATGTAGAGTTCGAAGACCCCAAGGCCCTGGCGGCCCTAGTCAGACGGATCGGCAGGCTCGGAGGCGTGGCCTTCACGGAGACCCTGGTCGAGATGGAGGGTGTGTAG